In one window of Acanthochromis polyacanthus isolate Apoly-LR-REF ecotype Palm Island chromosome 8, KAUST_Apoly_ChrSc, whole genome shotgun sequence DNA:
- the tmem17 gene encoding transmembrane protein 17B: MELPDPIRKRLEDFSRNVLFDQSRTEAFSKDHDTFLPHDKRVLSSLQLQMSLYFNMWFFPLWWISETVMLQLKYPALPDYYKFILVTVLLLMTLIEGIRLYLGYAGNLQEKVPELAGFWLLSILLQFPLILFQLFNEAILIQPLERGVHIVLAIFILTQALSGFVALRDMVRHTESQFHLRQFD; encoded by the exons ATGGAGCTGCCGGACCCTATTAGAAAACGTTTAGAAGACTTTTCTCGCAATGTTTTATTCGACCAGAGTCGGACTGAAGCGTTCTCAAAAGACCACGACACGTTTTTGCCACACg ACAAACGGGTTCTGTCCAGTCTGCAGCTCCAGATGTCTCTGTACTTTAACATGTGGTTCTTCCCCTTGTGGTGGATCAGTGAAACTGTAATGCTGCAGCTCAAG TATCCTGCCCTGCCAGACTACTATAAGTTCATCCTCGTCACTGTTCTTTTGCTGATGACTCTGATTGAGGGCATTAGACTCTATCTGGGCTATGCCGGGAACCTGCAAGAAAAG GTCCCTGAGCTGGCCGGGTTTTGGCTGCTGAGCATCCTGCTGCAGTTCCCACTGATCCTGTTTCAGCTCTTTAACGAAGCCATTCTCATACAACCCTTGGAGAGAGGCGTTCACATAGTTCTGGCTATATTCATACTCACACAG GCCCTCTCTGGTTTTGTGGCGCTCCGGGACATGGTCAGACACACGGAAAGCCAATTTCATCTCCGACAGTTTGATTGA